One Halobacterium sp. DL1 DNA window includes the following coding sequences:
- a CDS encoding membrane protein, with the protein MERLDSRVRLVWFVRVLVFATVAAVLAGVAVANVDFLGVVAPVVAVAAVFGTIGVLGTIHLLLRYRAWRFDVREDTLYIERGVLVSVRTVVPYVRVQHVDARRGPLQRLLGLGSVVVYTAGSRGADVSIPGLTAARADEAQETLRRLAIESEPTEGDAGDAV; encoded by the coding sequence ATGGAACGACTCGACTCCCGGGTTCGGCTCGTCTGGTTCGTCCGCGTCCTCGTCTTCGCCACCGTCGCGGCCGTCCTCGCGGGCGTCGCGGTCGCCAACGTCGACTTCCTCGGGGTCGTCGCTCCCGTCGTCGCCGTCGCCGCCGTGTTCGGCACCATCGGCGTGCTGGGCACTATCCACCTCCTCCTGCGCTACCGTGCGTGGCGCTTCGACGTGCGCGAGGACACGCTGTACATCGAGCGCGGCGTCCTCGTGAGCGTGCGAACGGTCGTCCCGTACGTTCGGGTCCAGCACGTCGACGCCCGCCGCGGCCCGCTCCAGCGCCTGCTCGGCCTGGGGAGCGTCGTCGTCTACACCGCGGGCTCCCGGGGTGCGGACGTCTCGATACCCGGGCTGACGGCCGCACGCGCCGACGAAGCCCAGGAGACGCTTCGCCGCCTCGCCATCGAGAGCGAACCGACCGAGGGCGACGCCGGGGACGCCGTATGA
- a CDS encoding aspartate ammonia-lyase (catalyzes the formation of fumarate from aspartate), with product MSEDYRTERDSLGEMQVPADAYWGAQTQRAVENFPISGITFGRRFVRALGVVKKAAAQANYDLGLLDEETADAIADAADEVIAGEHDDQFPVDVFQTGSGTSSNMNVNEVVANRAAEILGKEVGDRAVHPNDDVNYGQSSNDVIPTAMHVAALEAVEKDVEPALETLRDALDEKAEEFDDVVKTGRTHLQDATPVRLGQEFGGYRTQVEKGRRRVEDVKPRLAELALGGTAVGTGLNTHPDFPEKAAEYISKETGIDFREADNHFEAQAAHDAMSEAHGALRTVAGSLNKIANDLRLLASGPRNGLGEIEQPENQPGSSIMPGKINPVVAEAVNQVHKQVVGNDAAVSAGAAEGQLDLNLYKPVLAHNFLESANMLANASEVFAERFVAKLEANEEHCERQVDRSMALATALNPAIGYDKASEVAKTALKEGKTVKEVVVEKGYLSEEEAEDALDPEKMTHRGIPGQD from the coding sequence ATGAGCGAGGACTACCGGACGGAGCGGGACAGTTTAGGGGAGATGCAGGTGCCGGCGGACGCCTACTGGGGCGCCCAGACCCAGCGCGCCGTCGAGAACTTCCCCATCTCGGGCATCACCTTCGGGCGGCGGTTCGTGCGAGCGCTCGGCGTCGTGAAGAAGGCCGCCGCGCAGGCGAACTACGACCTCGGCCTCCTCGACGAGGAGACGGCCGACGCCATCGCCGACGCCGCCGACGAGGTCATCGCGGGCGAGCACGACGACCAGTTCCCCGTCGACGTCTTCCAGACGGGCAGCGGCACGTCCTCGAACATGAACGTCAACGAGGTCGTGGCGAACCGCGCCGCCGAGATTCTCGGCAAGGAGGTCGGCGACCGCGCCGTTCACCCGAACGACGACGTGAACTACGGGCAGTCGAGCAACGACGTCATCCCGACCGCGATGCACGTCGCGGCGCTGGAGGCCGTCGAGAAGGACGTCGAACCGGCCCTGGAGACGCTCCGGGACGCCCTCGACGAGAAGGCCGAGGAGTTCGACGACGTGGTGAAGACGGGGCGCACCCACCTGCAGGACGCCACGCCCGTCCGACTCGGCCAGGAGTTCGGGGGCTACCGGACGCAGGTCGAGAAGGGACGGCGCCGCGTCGAGGACGTGAAGCCGCGTTTGGCGGAACTCGCGCTCGGCGGCACCGCCGTCGGGACGGGACTCAACACGCACCCCGACTTCCCGGAGAAGGCGGCCGAGTACATCAGCAAGGAGACTGGCATCGATTTCCGCGAGGCCGACAACCACTTTGAGGCCCAGGCCGCCCACGACGCGATGTCCGAGGCCCACGGCGCACTCCGCACGGTGGCAGGAAGCCTCAACAAGATCGCCAACGACCTCCGCCTGCTCGCCTCCGGGCCGCGCAACGGCCTCGGCGAGATAGAACAGCCCGAGAACCAACCCGGCTCCTCAATCATGCCTGGGAAGATCAACCCCGTCGTTGCGGAGGCCGTCAACCAGGTCCACAAGCAGGTCGTGGGCAACGACGCCGCCGTGAGCGCGGGCGCCGCGGAGGGGCAACTCGACCTCAACCTCTACAAACCCGTGCTCGCGCACAACTTCCTTGAGTCGGCGAACATGCTCGCGAACGCCAGCGAGGTGTTCGCTGAGCGCTTCGTCGCGAAACTCGAGGCCAACGAGGAACACTGCGAGCGCCAGGTCGACCGCTCGATGGCGCTGGCGACCGCGCTCAACCCCGCCATCGGCTACGACAAGGCCAGCGAGGTCGCGAAGACCGCACTCAAGGAGGGGAAGACGGTGAAGGAGGTCGTCGTCGAGAAGGGCTACCTCAGCGAGGAGGAGGCCGAAGACGCCCTCGACCCGGAGAAGATGACCCACCGCGGCATCCCCGGTCAGGACTGA
- a CDS encoding membrane protein: MKLHPLSIPYRVVSRGVGMAWAFLVGGVALAQGDPLLTSGAVVLAVLAIAAVFTYEVAYYRRFHYELTPDSLDIYSGVFSRREREIPLRRVQNVDVTRSFVARLLGLAKVDVETAGGGGTEASLRYVSREEAQRLQEEVRERRAAAQGKTGTPSAEAEGADERAPGDLAEAESTESTRRGETLFELSNRDLALYGALSFDPRLFSSVLAFAPFLVPFVSDRVEITRFGVVLLVAIAVVAMVALWVVSAVARMVRFYGFELRRVGDDLRYERGLFEVKDGTIPLSKLQTVSVEDNPLMRRYGFASLAVETAGYAPGSSPSGGSEAAIPIASRAAVFEMADTLEPFHDIRLSRPPERARKRYIRRYLFVGVGLLVVGYAISRFLVSFPWQALVPLLVLAVPAADRAHRNRGYDLGPDHVVTQAGFWRRQTRIVPYDRVQTVIRRQTVFQRRWSLTSVVVDTAGSRSIAGSDAAALDRDDEEADDISDNVETRLLDALGSD; encoded by the coding sequence ATGAAACTCCACCCGCTGTCGATTCCGTACCGCGTCGTCTCCCGCGGCGTCGGCATGGCCTGGGCGTTCCTCGTCGGCGGCGTGGCACTCGCCCAGGGCGACCCGCTGTTGACGAGCGGCGCCGTCGTGCTCGCGGTGCTCGCCATCGCCGCCGTGTTCACCTACGAGGTGGCGTACTACCGCCGCTTCCACTACGAACTCACGCCCGACAGCCTCGACATCTACTCGGGAGTGTTCTCCCGGCGGGAGCGCGAGATTCCGCTCCGCCGCGTCCAGAACGTCGACGTCACGCGGTCGTTCGTCGCCCGCTTGCTCGGCCTCGCCAAGGTGGACGTGGAGACGGCGGGCGGCGGGGGCACCGAGGCCAGCCTCCGGTACGTCTCCCGCGAGGAGGCCCAGCGACTCCAGGAGGAGGTCCGGGAGCGCCGCGCGGCCGCACAGGGCAAAACGGGCACGCCGAGCGCCGAAGCGGAGGGTGCCGACGAACGAGCGCCCGGGGACCTGGCCGAGGCGGAGAGCACCGAGTCGACGCGGCGCGGCGAGACGCTGTTCGAACTGTCGAACCGCGACCTGGCGCTGTACGGCGCGCTATCCTTCGACCCGCGGCTGTTCTCGAGTGTGCTGGCGTTCGCGCCGTTCCTCGTGCCGTTCGTCAGCGACAGGGTGGAGATAACCAGATTCGGCGTTGTCCTGCTCGTCGCTATCGCCGTCGTTGCCATGGTCGCGCTGTGGGTCGTGTCGGCCGTCGCGCGGATGGTGCGGTTCTACGGCTTCGAACTCCGCCGCGTCGGCGACGACCTCCGCTACGAGCGTGGCCTCTTCGAGGTCAAAGACGGCACCATCCCGCTGTCGAAGCTCCAGACCGTCTCCGTCGAGGACAACCCCCTGATGCGGCGCTACGGCTTCGCGTCGCTGGCCGTCGAGACGGCTGGCTACGCTCCCGGTAGCTCCCCGAGCGGCGGCTCCGAGGCCGCCATCCCCATCGCCTCCCGCGCGGCGGTATTCGAGATGGCGGACACGCTAGAGCCGTTCCACGACATCCGCCTCTCCCGGCCGCCCGAGCGCGCCCGGAAGCGCTACATCCGACGCTACCTGTTCGTGGGCGTCGGCCTGCTCGTCGTCGGCTACGCCATTAGTCGGTTCCTCGTCTCGTTCCCGTGGCAGGCGCTCGTCCCGCTGCTCGTGCTCGCTGTTCCGGCCGCGGACCGCGCCCACCGGAACCGCGGCTACGACCTGGGGCCTGACCACGTCGTCACGCAGGCCGGGTTCTGGCGGCGCCAGACCCGCATCGTCCCCTACGACCGCGTGCAGACGGTCATCCGGCGACAGACGGTGTTCCAGCGGCGCTGGTCGCTCACCTCTGTCGTCGTCGACACCGCCGGGTCGCGCTCCATCGCGGGGAGCGACGCCGCTGCGCTGGACCGCGACGACGAGGAGGCCGACGACATCTCCGACAACGTGGAGACCCGCCTCCTCGACGCGCTCGGGAGCGACTGA
- a CDS encoding BolA family transcriptional regulator, with translation MDLSDVEALIEDAIPDSEATVTKMRGDHDEDHLRATVVSPAFEGERLVQQHQHVYDALDGVMTTDVHALELSTYTPEEYEAQRD, from the coding sequence ATGGACCTCTCCGACGTCGAAGCGCTCATCGAGGACGCGATTCCGGACAGCGAGGCGACGGTGACGAAGATGCGCGGTGACCACGACGAGGACCACCTCCGCGCCACGGTCGTCTCCCCCGCCTTCGAGGGCGAGCGCCTCGTTCAGCAGCACCAGCACGTCTACGACGCCCTCGACGGCGTCATGACGACAGACGTCCACGCGCTCGAACTGTCGACGTACACCCCCGAGGAGTACGAGGCTCAGCGGGACTGA